The following coding sequences are from one uncultured Desulfobacter sp. window:
- a CDS encoding DUF6485 family protein, whose product MECKQDKNLKQCNCSYEPCSRKGLCCDCIQYHVKMRQLPACVFPNDAEKTFDRSYEHFARLVGEGKV is encoded by the coding sequence ATGGAATGCAAGCAGGACAAAAATCTTAAACAGTGCAACTGCAGTTATGAGCCTTGTTCCAGAAAAGGACTATGCTGTGATTGTATTCAGTACCACGTCAAAATGCGCCAGCTACCGGCCTGTGTATTTCCCAACGACGCCGAGAAAACCTTTGATCGCAGTTATGAACATTTTGCCCGCCTGGTCGGTGAAGGAAAGGTTTAA
- a CDS encoding rubredoxin, which yields MYDPEKGDPDNGIAPGTAFEDIPENWNCPVCGDPKSEFKKLA from the coding sequence GTGTATGATCCGGAAAAAGGTGATCCCGACAACGGCATTGCGCCGGGCACGGCCTTTGAGGACATTCCCGAAAACTGGAACTGCCCGGTATGCGGCGATCCCAAAAGCGAATTTAAAAAATTAGCCTAG
- a CDS encoding HD domain-containing protein, with protein MSSRIPTREAALALLKRYNSSESLIKHAYAVEGVMRYMAQKHGGDKETWGVVGLIHDLDYEQFPDQHCIKTEEILKENDWPEDLIRAVVSHGWGICTDVKPESTMEKVLFAVDELTGLVTTSALVRPSKSVMDIKAKSVKKKWKDKRFAAKVDRSIIQKGADMLEVELGELITDTIMGMREVADEIGLKGDK; from the coding sequence ATGAGCAGCCGGATACCGACACGAGAGGCGGCGTTGGCGCTTCTTAAACGCTACAACAGCAGCGAAAGTCTTATTAAACATGCATATGCCGTGGAGGGCGTCATGCGATACATGGCCCAAAAACATGGCGGGGACAAAGAGACATGGGGTGTTGTGGGTCTGATCCACGATCTTGATTATGAGCAGTTCCCGGATCAGCACTGCATAAAAACCGAGGAGATTTTAAAGGAAAATGATTGGCCCGAAGATCTGATCCGGGCCGTGGTCAGCCATGGATGGGGTATTTGCACGGATGTCAAGCCCGAATCCACCATGGAAAAAGTACTATTTGCCGTTGACGAGCTGACTGGACTTGTGACGACGTCAGCGCTGGTAAGACCTTCAAAAAGCGTCATGGACATAAAAGCCAAATCGGTCAAAAAAAAATGGAAGGACAAACGATTTGCAGCCAAGGTCGACCGGTCAATTATCCAGAAAGGCGCTGATATGTTGGAGGTTGAATTGGGCGAACTGATAACGGATACGATCATGGGCATGCGTGAGGTCGCAGATGAGATCGGATTGAAAGGAGACAAATAA
- a CDS encoding cytochrome ubiquinol oxidase subunit I codes for MDPVFLSRLQFAAATMFHFLFVPLTLGLSILIAYMETKYAWSGDKNYLRMTKFWGKLFLINFALGVVTGITLEFQFGTNWSRYSEYVGDVFGSILAIEASAAFFLESTFIGVWIFGWKKLSAKAHAIVMWLVALAGNFSAVWILIANGFMQHPVGYDIRNGRAELTDFLAVITNKHGLLEIIHVVPASLLLGSFFVMGISAYHLLKKQHIDVFLKSFKIALVVGLVSSLVLGLTGDMHGVNVSKTQPAKLAAMESHWETQSQAPIVMFAIPDEEGEKNKIEIGSIPGLLSFLGFHDFNAEVVGLRDIPKEDRPPVLPTFVGFRTMVGLGTLFILLMIYGWFRRNKLMESPYFLRIMLWSIPLPYIAMEMGWVVSEVGRQPWIVYNLMRTADAASPIAGSQVMVSLAAFILVYGLLGAVGFYLIVKSVKEGPGAVTA; via the coding sequence ATGGATCCGGTTTTTCTGTCCAGACTGCAGTTTGCAGCAGCAACCATGTTCCATTTTCTTTTTGTTCCATTGACCCTGGGTCTGTCCATTTTGATCGCATATATGGAAACCAAGTATGCCTGGTCAGGGGATAAAAATTATTTAAGGATGACCAAATTCTGGGGCAAATTATTTTTGATCAATTTTGCCCTGGGCGTTGTCACAGGCATCACCCTGGAATTTCAGTTCGGCACCAACTGGTCCCGGTACAGCGAGTATGTAGGTGATGTCTTCGGCTCCATTCTGGCCATTGAAGCATCCGCCGCCTTTTTCCTTGAATCCACATTTATCGGTGTCTGGATTTTCGGCTGGAAAAAACTGTCAGCCAAGGCCCATGCCATTGTGATGTGGCTGGTGGCCTTGGCCGGCAATTTCAGTGCGGTCTGGATTCTTATTGCCAACGGCTTCATGCAGCATCCCGTGGGCTATGATATCAGAAACGGACGTGCGGAACTCACGGATTTTCTTGCCGTGATCACCAACAAACACGGTCTTCTGGAAATCATCCATGTGGTACCGGCATCCCTGCTGTTGGGGTCCTTTTTTGTCATGGGCATCTCAGCCTACCATCTTTTGAAAAAACAGCACATCGACGTCTTTTTAAAATCCTTTAAAATTGCACTGGTCGTGGGTCTTGTCAGCTCATTGGTTTTGGGCTTGACCGGAGATATGCACGGCGTTAACGTATCCAAAACCCAGCCTGCCAAACTTGCCGCCATGGAATCCCATTGGGAAACCCAGTCCCAGGCCCCCATCGTTATGTTTGCCATCCCCGATGAAGAAGGGGAGAAAAACAAGATCGAAATCGGCTCCATTCCCGGCCTGTTAAGTTTCCTGGGCTTCCATGATTTTAACGCTGAAGTTGTCGGGTTACGGGATATCCCCAAAGAGGACCGCCCGCCGGTACTGCCGACATTTGTGGGTTTCAGGACCATGGTGGGACTTGGTACCCTGTTTATCCTTCTTATGATCTACGGATGGTTCCGTCGCAACAAGCTGATGGAAAGCCCCTATTTTCTTAGAATCATGTTATGGTCCATTCCTTTGCCGTACATTGCCATGGAGATGGGATGGGTGGTTTCCGAAGTCGGCCGCCAGCCCTGGATTGTTTACAATCTGATGCGCACGGCAGATGCGGCGTCCCCCATTGCAGGCAGTCAGGTGATGGTATCGCTTGCGGCATTCATCCTGGTATACGGTCTGCTTGGGGCTGTGGGGTTCTACCTGATCGTCAAATCCGTTAAAGAAGGCCCTGGGGCCGTTACAGCATAA
- a CDS encoding substrate-binding domain-containing protein, translating into MKKLNVAWIALVYLLILGTLSAKADAARDYISIVGSSTIYPFATVVAENFGKKTHYKVPKIESTGSGGGHKLFGAGIGVGYPDITNASSRITRSQLIHDFKNGVKEVVEVKIGYDGIVVANSKHNRVFKLTRKDLFLALARQVPVPGEAGALQPNPYKTWQQLNPSLPASKIEVLGPPPTSGTRDAFMTLAMEGGANTVAWIAQLKKSDKKRYKEICHSIREDGAYIEAGENDNLIVEKLIRSDNTLGVFGFSFLDQNSDRIQGAPIDRVPPTFETIAQAKYPLSRPLYFYVKKAHVDSIPGMRAYLDEFTNENTWGDEGYLSTKGLIPMPPEERRYYRKVVKDLIPLTLDDLN; encoded by the coding sequence ATGAAAAAATTGAATGTCGCTTGGATTGCCTTGGTCTACCTGTTGATTTTGGGAACGCTTTCGGCAAAGGCCGATGCTGCAAGGGACTATATTTCCATTGTGGGATCTTCCACCATTTATCCGTTTGCCACTGTGGTGGCAGAAAATTTTGGAAAGAAGACCCATTACAAAGTACCGAAAATTGAATCCACGGGATCGGGGGGCGGGCATAAGCTTTTCGGCGCCGGCATTGGTGTCGGGTATCCGGATATTACCAACGCCTCGTCCCGGATTACCAGAAGTCAGCTGATACATGATTTTAAAAACGGTGTCAAAGAGGTTGTTGAGGTCAAAATCGGCTACGACGGTATTGTTGTTGCAAATTCCAAACACAATCGGGTGTTCAAACTGACCAGAAAAGATCTGTTCCTCGCTCTGGCCAGACAGGTTCCCGTGCCGGGGGAGGCCGGGGCGTTGCAGCCCAATCCCTATAAAACCTGGCAGCAATTAAATCCATCTCTTCCTGCCTCCAAAATTGAGGTGCTCGGTCCCCCGCCCACCTCCGGCACCCGTGATGCATTTATGACCCTGGCCATGGAAGGCGGGGCAAATACCGTTGCATGGATTGCGCAATTAAAAAAATCGGACAAGAAAAGATACAAGGAGATATGTCACAGCATCCGGGAAGACGGGGCTTATATCGAGGCCGGGGAGAATGATAACCTGATCGTGGAAAAACTGATTAGATCCGATAACACGTTAGGCGTTTTTGGTTTTTCCTTTTTGGATCAGAACAGTGATCGGATCCAGGGCGCGCCTATTGATCGTGTGCCGCCGACATTTGAGACCATTGCCCAGGCAAAGTATCCCCTGTCCCGTCCCTTGTATTTTTATGTAAAAAAGGCCCATGTCGACAGCATTCCCGGTATGAGGGCGTACCTGGATGAGTTCACCAATGAAAATACCTGGGGAGATGAGGGATACCTGTCAACCAAGGGGTTGATCCCCATGCCGCCGGAGGAACGCAGGTATTATAGAAAAGTTGTTAAAGACCTTATTCCTTTAACTTTGGATGATCTCAATTGA
- a CDS encoding exodeoxyribonuclease III, whose translation MGNKKQLKLISWNVNGLRAVLKKDFFDSVTAMDPDILMLQETKLQEDQRSDPMIRFGDYESFWNYSTVKKGYSGVVSYTRIAPDAVTSEFGKSEYDGEGRIIRMDFEPFVLFNIYFPNGQMNDERLSYKLAFYDWFLDYAQTLRDEGKSIIVTGDFNTAHNEIDLKNPGPNSKRSGFLRVERDVLDKMVDMGYVDTFRHFYPETVKYSWWSYRFNARKNNAGWRIDYFFVTRDLIENGIVKDAFIDNDIFGSDHCPVGLVVEV comes from the coding sequence ATGGGAAACAAAAAGCAGTTAAAGTTGATTTCATGGAATGTGAACGGGCTTCGCGCGGTACTAAAAAAGGATTTTTTTGATTCGGTAACTGCCATGGACCCCGATATTCTCATGCTCCAGGAGACAAAACTCCAGGAGGATCAGCGCAGTGACCCAATGATTCGGTTTGGCGACTATGAGAGTTTCTGGAATTATTCAACCGTTAAAAAGGGGTACTCCGGTGTGGTCTCTTACACGCGGATTGCGCCTGATGCTGTGACCAGCGAGTTTGGAAAGAGCGAGTATGACGGTGAAGGCCGAATAATACGAATGGATTTTGAACCGTTTGTTCTGTTTAATATCTATTTTCCCAACGGCCAGATGAACGATGAAAGACTTTCCTATAAATTAGCGTTTTATGACTGGTTCCTTGATTATGCCCAAACATTAAGAGATGAGGGAAAATCAATCATCGTCACCGGTGATTTTAATACGGCCCACAATGAAATCGATCTGAAAAATCCTGGCCCCAACAGCAAACGGTCCGGGTTTTTAAGGGTTGAACGGGATGTGCTGGATAAAATGGTGGATATGGGATATGTGGACACCTTTCGACATTTTTACCCTGAAACGGTGAAATATTCGTGGTGGTCCTACCGTTTTAATGCAAGAAAAAACAATGCGGGGTGGCGCATCGATTACTTTTTTGTCACCCGCGATCTCATTGAAAACGGTATTGTAAAAGACGCATTTATCGACAATGACATCTTTGGTTCTGATCATTGCCCGGTCGGATTGGTGGTTGAAGTGTAA
- the pstB gene encoding phosphate ABC transporter ATP-binding protein PstB, with protein MNEEQTTGPSPKRPGRSPLIERTERTTVGQTTVDDPRMSCRNLAVYYDSKKAISDISMDIGRNEVLAMIGPSGCGKSTFLRCLNRMNDTVDGCEVTGQVIMDGKNIYDSDVDVVPLRAQVGMVFQKPNPFPKSIYNNIAYGARIHGLVQNRDETDALVVDALKRAGLWGEVKDRLKMPGTSLSGGQQQRLCIARAIAVNPEVILMDEPCSSLDPIATAIIEELIDELKQNYTIAIVTHSMQQASRISQRTAYFHQGNLIEVGPTDQLFLNPLHQLTEDYITGRFE; from the coding sequence ATGAATGAAGAACAGACAACCGGCCCTTCACCCAAAAGACCCGGGCGGAGTCCGTTGATTGAGCGCACGGAGCGAACAACCGTGGGGCAGACGACGGTTGATGATCCAAGAATGAGCTGCCGGAATCTGGCGGTTTATTACGACTCCAAAAAGGCGATCAGCGATATTTCCATGGACATCGGCCGCAACGAAGTCCTTGCCATGATCGGGCCCTCCGGGTGCGGCAAATCAACTTTTTTGCGCTGTTTGAACCGGATGAACGATACGGTTGATGGATGTGAAGTGACCGGTCAGGTCATCATGGACGGAAAGAATATATACGATTCTGATGTGGATGTGGTACCTCTGCGGGCCCAGGTGGGCATGGTGTTCCAAAAGCCCAATCCCTTCCCCAAATCCATTTACAACAACATTGCCTACGGTGCAAGGATTCACGGCCTTGTCCAGAATCGGGACGAGACCGACGCGTTGGTTGTGGACGCGTTGAAACGGGCAGGGCTCTGGGGGGAAGTCAAGGACCGGCTGAAGATGCCGGGCACCAGCCTGTCCGGCGGGCAGCAGCAGCGTCTGTGCATTGCCAGGGCCATTGCGGTGAACCCGGAGGTGATTCTCATGGATGAACCCTGTTCTTCTCTGGACCCCATTGCCACGGCCATTATCGAAGAACTCATTGATGAACTCAAGCAAAATTACACCATTGCCATTGTGACCCACTCCATGCAGCAGGCATCCCGGATCTCCCAGCGTACGGCCTATTTTCACCAGGGAAATCTCATTGAAGTCGGGCCCACGGATCAATTGTTCTTAAATCCGCTGCACCAACTCACCGAGGATTATATCACCGGTCGGTTTGAATAG
- a CDS encoding TIGR01777 family oxidoreductase yields the protein MTKNVFTHKTTIHAPVSKVFAWHAKAGAINRLTPPWAPLALVSRKGRGIDKGVEVTFKIKVFGIPMTWQARHIDYKENQMFRDHQLKGPFAEWEHSHLFHEQTADSTVMEDRVKFRLPFGIFSLPFYGYAKKELERMFTYRHRVLKHDMEHRVGKIPTQRILISGGSGPIGKALVSFLTTCGHDVIRLVRDPSLRSEGTCFWDPYQNIFDVDAVGPVDTVINLNGLDISRGRWTSRQRAKILDSRVIPTRVLVEKMKRMGRPPGTFISASAIGFYGDCGDDRLTEKSEGKDCFISRVCSQWEAASMGAEKAGIRTVQLRIGVVLTPAGGALERMYLPFLMGLGPRLAGGGQYMSWIGMEDVLGSILHILGNDEIRGPVNLTAPEPVTNGEFTRTFARVLGRRAPFVLPEVVVTALWGEMGKETLLASARVLPEKLIKSGYRFMYPRLETALGHELGRCTANNSDGTK from the coding sequence ATGACTAAAAATGTGTTTACGCATAAAACCACAATCCACGCCCCGGTCTCCAAAGTTTTTGCCTGGCATGCCAAAGCGGGCGCCATCAACCGGCTTACCCCGCCCTGGGCGCCGTTGGCATTGGTTTCAAGAAAGGGCCGGGGGATCGACAAGGGCGTTGAAGTCACCTTCAAGATTAAGGTGTTTGGGATTCCCATGACATGGCAGGCCCGGCATATTGATTACAAAGAGAATCAAATGTTCCGCGACCACCAGTTAAAAGGTCCCTTTGCGGAATGGGAGCACAGCCATCTGTTTCATGAACAGACAGCTGATTCGACCGTGATGGAGGATCGGGTTAAATTCCGGCTGCCATTCGGCATTTTCAGCCTTCCTTTTTATGGGTATGCCAAAAAAGAGCTTGAACGCATGTTCACCTATCGGCATCGGGTGCTCAAACATGATATGGAGCACCGGGTCGGCAAAATCCCAACCCAACGGATATTGATTTCAGGGGGGTCAGGCCCCATTGGAAAGGCCCTGGTCTCTTTTTTAACGACCTGTGGGCATGATGTAATCCGTCTGGTTCGAGATCCTAGCCTCCGGTCGGAAGGTACGTGCTTTTGGGATCCGTATCAAAATATTTTTGATGTGGATGCTGTCGGGCCTGTTGACACCGTCATCAATTTAAACGGGTTGGATATTTCAAGGGGGAGATGGACCAGTCGTCAGCGTGCCAAAATTCTGGATTCACGGGTCATCCCCACCCGGGTGCTTGTGGAAAAAATGAAACGGATGGGCCGGCCGCCGGGCACCTTCATCTCTGCATCCGCCATCGGGTTTTATGGGGATTGCGGTGACGACAGGTTGACGGAAAAAAGTGAAGGCAAGGATTGTTTTATCTCCCGGGTTTGCAGCCAGTGGGAAGCCGCGTCAATGGGTGCCGAAAAAGCCGGTATCCGCACGGTGCAACTGCGCATCGGGGTGGTCCTGACACCGGCCGGCGGGGCCCTTGAGCGAATGTATCTGCCGTTTTTAATGGGGCTTGGTCCACGGTTGGCCGGTGGTGGGCAATATATGAGCTGGATCGGAATGGAAGATGTTCTGGGTTCTATTCTCCACATCCTTGGGAACGACGAAATCAGGGGACCTGTAAATCTCACGGCCCCTGAACCTGTGACCAATGGTGAATTTACCAGAACCTTTGCACGGGTGCTGGGCAGACGGGCGCCATTTGTGCTGCCCGAGGTGGTGGTGACGGCCCTTTGGGGGGAGATGGGAAAGGAAACCCTGCTGGCCTCTGCCAGGGTTCTGCCTGAAAAATTAATTAAAAGCGGTTATCGGTTTATGTACCCAAGGCTGGAAACGGCCCTGGGCCATGAGTTGGGACGGTGTACCGCAAACAATAGTGACGGAACAAAGTAA
- a CDS encoding desulfoferrodoxin: protein MAEKMGIYKCQKCGNIVQVLHGEQPPATCCGKPMDRLVANTVDAAKEKHVPVLEKIEGGYKVSVGSVAHPMAKEHYIEWIELVSCDGAYVQRMMLEPEAAPEAVFKCDADKVEAMAYCNLHGLWKA, encoded by the coding sequence ATGGCTGAAAAAATGGGAATTTATAAGTGTCAAAAATGCGGCAATATTGTTCAGGTTCTTCATGGTGAACAACCGCCGGCAACCTGCTGCGGAAAACCCATGGATCGCCTGGTGGCCAACACAGTTGATGCCGCTAAAGAAAAGCATGTTCCCGTACTTGAAAAAATAGAAGGTGGTTACAAAGTGTCTGTGGGCAGCGTTGCTCATCCCATGGCAAAAGAACATTATATTGAATGGATTGAACTTGTATCCTGTGACGGTGCATATGTTCAGCGTATGATGCTCGAACCGGAAGCGGCCCCCGAAGCGGTTTTTAAATGCGATGCGGACAAAGTTGAAGCCATGGCCTATTGCAATCTTCACGGGCTGTGGAAAGCTTAA
- a CDS encoding ferritin family protein: MNFKSVDEILQFAIDREKDAVELYASFAQEAPSEALKQTFMDFSKEEQKHVTLLSDISGNKEMIDSYELATIPDLKISNYMVETEYEKGMPMPEVLKLAMKREEKSVKLYQVLGEETDNADAKKLFQILVQEESKHKLGLESMYDDYLAANEG; encoded by the coding sequence ATGAATTTTAAATCCGTAGATGAGATTCTGCAATTTGCCATTGACAGAGAAAAAGACGCTGTAGAACTTTATGCATCTTTCGCCCAGGAGGCACCCTCTGAAGCATTGAAACAGACGTTCATGGATTTTTCCAAAGAGGAACAAAAACATGTGACGTTGCTTTCCGATATTTCCGGAAACAAGGAGATGATTGACAGTTATGAGCTTGCAACCATTCCTGATCTTAAAATAAGTAACTACATGGTTGAGACCGAATACGAAAAAGGCATGCCCATGCCCGAAGTTTTAAAACTGGCCATGAAAAGAGAGGAAAAATCAGTCAAACTGTATCAGGTGCTCGGGGAAGAAACCGATAACGCCGATGCAAAAAAACTGTTTCAGATCCTTGTTCAGGAAGAGTCCAAACATAAACTTGGTCTGGAATCCATGTATGACGATTACCTGGCTGCCAACGAAGGATAA
- a CDS encoding glutaredoxin family protein: MDNCIPKLYGLSTCSHCRATRKLFDEHNIEYEYVQVDDFKGDERKEILKAIKELNPRCSFPTIEIDKGTVIVGNKQKDIKKALGISE, encoded by the coding sequence ATGGATAATTGTATCCCCAAACTATACGGATTAAGTACCTGCAGCCACTGTAGAGCCACCAGAAAGCTGTTCGACGAACACAACATTGAATATGAATATGTACAGGTTGATGATTTCAAGGGGGATGAACGCAAGGAGATTCTCAAGGCGATAAAGGAGTTGAACCCGCGGTGCTCTTTTCCCACCATTGAAATAGACAAAGGGACCGTAATTGTCGGCAACAAACAAAAAGATATTAAAAAGGCATTGGGAATAAGCGAATGA
- the cydB gene encoding cytochrome d ubiquinol oxidase subunit II gives MELQTIWFFLWGLLWAVFFLTDGFDFGIGILYPFAGKTDRDKRVMLNAKGPLWDGNEVWLITAGGVTFAAFPKVYATMFSSLYTPLLLILFALIFRGVSLHFRGKIESPGWKKIWDTLIFLGSFFPALLFGVAFANIFAGIPFDDQGLYHGNTLKLLNPYGLLGGILFVLLFMLHGANWMTIKATGELQERFAEIAAKIWLVLVPVAVIFLIASYFFTSLYDNYFKSPALFLVIFVAVAALLAARYFNATKAWFSAWFASALTIMGCTFFGICGLFPALFPSSMDPAWTLTAFNASSSPLTLKIMLGVVAVFIPLVIAYQTWSYYLFKDPITDEDLDMDEAY, from the coding sequence ATGGAACTTCAAACAATATGGTTTTTTCTATGGGGACTTCTTTGGGCTGTTTTTTTCCTGACGGACGGGTTTGATTTCGGCATCGGCATTCTCTATCCCTTTGCCGGCAAGACCGACCGGGACAAACGGGTCATGCTCAATGCCAAAGGCCCATTATGGGACGGCAATGAAGTGTGGCTGATCACAGCCGGCGGCGTGACCTTTGCAGCGTTTCCCAAAGTATACGCCACCATGTTTTCATCCCTTTACACCCCGTTGCTGCTCATTCTGTTTGCATTGATCTTCAGGGGCGTGTCCCTGCACTTCAGGGGTAAAATTGAAAGCCCCGGATGGAAAAAAATATGGGACACCCTGATTTTCCTGGGATCGTTTTTCCCGGCCCTCTTGTTCGGGGTGGCGTTTGCCAATATTTTCGCAGGCATTCCCTTTGACGACCAGGGCCTTTACCACGGCAACACCCTTAAGCTGCTTAATCCCTATGGTCTTTTAGGCGGCATCTTGTTTGTCCTGCTGTTTATGCTCCACGGGGCCAACTGGATGACCATCAAGGCCACCGGTGAACTGCAGGAGCGCTTTGCTGAAATTGCGGCCAAAATATGGCTGGTGCTTGTACCTGTGGCTGTGATTTTTCTCATTGCCTCATATTTTTTCACGAGCCTCTATGACAATTACTTCAAATCACCCGCGCTGTTTCTGGTTATTTTTGTGGCTGTGGCAGCCCTGTTGGCGGCCCGGTATTTTAATGCAACAAAGGCGTGGTTCAGCGCCTGGTTTGCATCGGCACTGACCATTATGGGGTGCACTTTTTTCGGCATCTGCGGCCTGTTCCCGGCATTGTTCCCCTCAAGCATGGACCCGGCCTGGACCCTGACTGCCTTTAATGCATCCTCAAGCCCCTTGACCCTAAAAATCATGCTGGGCGTGGTCGCTGTCTTTATTCCCCTCGTAATTGCTTATCAGACGTGGTCCTATTATCTATTCAAGGATCCGATTACTGATGAAGATCTGGACATGGATGAGGCTTATTGA
- a CDS encoding DHH family phosphoesterase, with product MISNRERVKQFLSLFSGTCKVLVIINADPDAIASAMAVKRLLWRRVSEVSITYFNRITRPDNLAMIEYTEAGMIPLADLDKSAFDKYVVVDSQPDHNECFSGIDYDAIIDHHPLSCSDATFVDIRPEYGACSTMFTEYLRSMNVKPSAKLASAMMLGIKTDTANFTRQASSRDIRAFQFLYKYANVNIVTKVERAYMTASDLDFLGNAIKNRTIRDNRAFYHAGIISKPDELVVAADFFLSIAGVNWSIVSGVVDKKLIVILRNDGLRKGAGKTAQEAFGKFGSAGGHKTMARAELDISLIRKEIKRVNQKALTQWVVERITQTAGKKIE from the coding sequence ATGATCAGTAACCGGGAAAGAGTTAAGCAGTTTCTGTCCCTTTTTTCAGGCACCTGCAAGGTGCTTGTCATCATCAACGCAGATCCAGATGCCATTGCATCGGCCATGGCCGTAAAGCGTCTTTTATGGCGCAGGGTCAGTGAAGTCTCCATCACATATTTTAACCGGATCACCCGGCCTGACAACCTGGCCATGATTGAGTATACCGAAGCCGGTATGATCCCTCTGGCGGATTTGGATAAGTCCGCGTTTGATAAATATGTGGTGGTGGATTCCCAGCCCGACCATAACGAATGTTTTTCCGGTATTGACTATGATGCCATCATTGATCACCATCCATTATCCTGCAGTGACGCCACCTTTGTGGATATCCGGCCCGAATACGGAGCCTGCTCAACCATGTTCACCGAATATCTGCGCAGCATGAATGTAAAACCGTCGGCAAAATTGGCCTCCGCCATGATGCTGGGCATTAAAACGGATACGGCCAACTTTACCCGCCAGGCATCATCCAGAGATATCAGGGCGTTTCAGTTTCTGTATAAATATGCCAACGTAAATATTGTTACCAAGGTGGAACGGGCCTATATGACGGCTTCGGACCTTGATTTTCTGGGAAATGCCATAAAAAACAGAACAATCCGGGATAACCGGGCCTTTTACCATGCCGGAATTATATCCAAACCCGACGAACTTGTGGTGGCGGCCGATTTTTTTCTCTCCATTGCCGGGGTCAACTGGAGTATTGTGTCCGGGGTGGTTGATAAAAAGTTGATTGTGATTTTGCGCAACGATGGGCTGCGCAAAGGTGCCGGGAAAACAGCCCAGGAGGCATTCGGTAAATTCGGATCTGCCGGGGGACATAAAACCATGGCCCGGGCTGAGCTGGATATCTCCCTGATTCGCAAAGAGATCAAACGGGTCAACCAGAAGGCCTTGACCCAGTGGGTGGTTGAACGTATTACCCAAACCGCAGGAAAAAAGATCGAATAG
- a CDS encoding ferredoxin-thioredoxin reductase catalytic domain-containing protein codes for MNTEQLYQALKKSQEKQGAFFNKDKDLVFELLESLQLNRERYGYMACPCRLACGDREHDKDIICPCEYRKPDMEEFGACYCGLYVSERVHNLEMVPEFVPERRPVEKII; via the coding sequence ATGAACACAGAACAGCTGTATCAGGCACTCAAAAAATCACAGGAGAAACAGGGCGCTTTTTTTAACAAGGATAAGGATCTGGTATTCGAACTGCTTGAAAGTCTGCAGCTCAACAGGGAAAGATACGGCTACATGGCCTGTCCCTGCCGTCTGGCCTGTGGAGACAGAGAGCACGACAAGGACATTATCTGTCCCTGTGAATACCGTAAGCCGGACATGGAAGAATTCGGGGCGTGTTACTGCGGACTCTATGTATCGGAAAGGGTGCACAACCTTGAGATGGTGCCCGAATTTGTCCCTGAAAGAAGACCGGTGGAAAAAATAATATAA
- a CDS encoding rubredoxin, giving the protein MDKYVCGPCGYVYDPAEGDADGGIDPGTAFADLPEDWVCPVCGAAKDEFEKE; this is encoded by the coding sequence ATGGACAAATATGTATGCGGCCCCTGTGGTTATGTGTATGATCCGGCAGAAGGCGATGCGGACGGTGGTATTGATCCCGGAACAGCATTTGCGGACCTTCCGGAAGATTGGGTCTGTCCTGTCTGCGGCGCAGCCAAAGATGAATTTGAAAAAGAATAG